In the Commensalibacter nepenthis genome, GCAAAAGATTGAAACACCATTGCGATGCCTTCAGCTGGACCAGACAATAGTTGATCTTTCCAACGAACTTCACCTTTAGTGGGTGCTAATAGTCCTGCAACAATACGTAATAAAGTCGACTTGCCAGAGCCAGAACGCCCTAATAATCCAACGATCTCACCACTTTTCAAGGTAACATTAACATCATCTAATACGACCAATTCCGAATGGTTCTCTTTAGGATAAGATTGTTTACAATTTTTAACCTCGATCAAGGTTTCTGCAGTATTAAGCGTATTCATAAATATGCCCTCTTAAGAAAAAGATAAGCGACGTCGAGCATAATCATAAAGAGGATGCCAAACTAAGCGATTAAATATGATGACAAAAGCAGACATAACCACCATGCCCAAACCTACTTGGAACACATTTCCAGCATCTGTGGCTTCAGCAATATAAGCTCCAAGTCCCGTTGCTTTTAATGTATCATTACCCCAACTAGCAACTTCTGCTGCGATGGATGCATTCCATGCACCGCCACATGCTGTCAAAGCCCCCGTGATATAATAAGGGAAAATGGCAGGTAACATCACCTTTGACCACCAAAGCCACCCTTTGATATGAAAGCTCTTAGAAGCTTCTCTGAGATCACCAGGAAATGTTGATGCGCCACCGACTACATTAAAAAGAATATACCATTGGGTTCCTAAAATCATTAAAGGCGTCAGCCAAATTTCTTTATTCAAACCAAAATGAACGATACCAACTACAAAGAATGGAAAAAATAAGTTAGCAGGAAAGGCTGCCATAAATTGTGCGACCACTTGAGTTCTTTTTGCCCATTGAGGACGTAAGCCCAGCCAAATACCCGCTGGTACCCAAATAATTGTGGCAATAGCAATCATCACAACAACACGAAATAATGTGATAAAACCAAGCACAATAACATGTAGTATTTCTTCGATAGAAATGTGTCCATGAACAGCTTCATAAATATAATAGGCAGCTGCGACCCCCAGTAAACATAAGATTGCTATGTAAATCCTATCAATGGTTTTCGAAGAAATTAGGTTTTTTGATAAATAGGATTGGCTGAATGGACGTTTACCAATCGGTAAAATAGCGACTTTGTGAGCAAATCCATCGATATAATCAGAAATCCAACGAATAAAGCTGGTACGGTGCATAAGACGTAACAACCAAGGGGTTGTATCCGTATCACTATTGGTTGTTTCAAAGCGAAATTTTGCAGACCATGCAACAAGAGGGCGGAATAATAGCTGATCATATGCTAAAATAACAAATAACATTGCACCAATTGCATAAAAAATAGCAGCTAAATCTTTATGTACAATCGCAGTTCCTACATAAGAACCAA is a window encoding:
- a CDS encoding ABC transporter permease gives rise to the protein MARDNIPASVAVRAKPNLFDIITILCVIALGVAIASATRHVLQPLNMPSAQAINLDPSYLPGYAMRTTLRMFAALFASLVFTFTYAVIAAKSRRAEMVLVPILDILQSVPILGFLTFTVVFFMGLFPGQILGVELAAIFTIFTSQAWNMAFSMYQSLKTIPEDMSEAAKCFGLTSWQRFWKLEVPAAMPGLIWNMMMSMSGGWFMIVYSETISVGNTEITLPGIGSYVGTAIVHKDLAAIFYAIGAMLFVILAYDQLLFRPLVAWSAKFRFETTNSDTDTTPWLLRLMHRTSFIRWISDYIDGFAHKVAILPIGKRPFSQSYLSKNLISSKTIDRIYIAILCLLGVAAAYYIYEAVHGHISIEEILHVIVLGFITLFRVVVMIAIATIIWVPAGIWLGLRPQWAKRTQVVAQFMAAFPANLFFPFFVVGIVHFGLNKEIWLTPLMILGTQWYILFNVVGGASTFPGDLREASKSFHIKGWLWWSKVMLPAIFPYYITGALTACGGAWNASIAAEVASWGNDTLKATGLGAYIAEATDAGNVFQVGLGMVVMSAFVIIFNRLVWHPLYDYARRRLSFS